The Methanobacterium sp. BAmetb5 genome includes a region encoding these proteins:
- a CDS encoding amidohydrolase family protein: MNQGLSRKDGAMMYLFIHNGTLIDGNGGNPLENAGVLIKDQQIIAAGVEDSIKPPHEKIKYIDAQEGFILPGFIDCHVHLMFTGFRFEDPLFTPLSLYFYQATVNLKKTLHAGVTTVRDAGMADFGVKTAVEQGIIPGPRLQISIMPLSVSGGHFDLQLKSGHQVKTTYPGLPKSVCDGKEEVRKRVREVLRAGADVVKVMVTGGVISANDSPEHPQFTMEELQVIVEEASFRGLGVMAHAHGSQGIKNALKSGIRSIEHGTYLDPECIDLLLETDSWMVPTMLVHKINLEKLEAGELPEYSQEDTRNVYYKNQESVQSALKAGVKVVMGTDSGIGPHGQNLRELGLLCKAGMEPMEALQAGTKHAAELLGWQDKIGTLEPGKLADVVICTTNPLTDIQSLGNPDNIPVVMKEGNIFKDIKR; this comes from the coding sequence ATGAATCAGGGATTAAGTCGGAAGGACGGTGCAATGATGTATTTATTCATCCATAATGGGACTCTTATAGATGGTAATGGCGGGAACCCCCTGGAAAATGCCGGAGTTTTAATCAAAGATCAGCAGATCATAGCGGCAGGCGTTGAAGATTCCATTAAGCCCCCCCATGAGAAAATCAAATATATTGATGCTCAGGAAGGATTTATACTCCCGGGCTTCATTGACTGCCATGTCCACCTGATGTTCACCGGTTTCCGCTTTGAAGATCCCCTATTTACTCCTTTATCATTATATTTCTACCAGGCCACAGTTAATCTGAAAAAAACACTCCATGCCGGGGTTACCACTGTCCGAGATGCAGGTATGGCAGATTTTGGAGTTAAAACTGCCGTGGAACAGGGTATAATCCCTGGCCCCCGGCTCCAAATCAGCATCATGCCCCTTTCTGTAAGTGGGGGGCACTTCGATCTGCAACTGAAATCTGGCCACCAGGTTAAAACCACCTACCCAGGACTACCCAAATCAGTCTGCGATGGTAAAGAAGAAGTTCGAAAAAGGGTTAGAGAAGTTTTAAGGGCTGGTGCCGATGTGGTCAAAGTTATGGTAACTGGGGGGGTTATAAGTGCCAATGATAGTCCAGAGCATCCACAGTTTACCATGGAAGAGTTACAGGTAATAGTGGAAGAAGCATCTTTCCGTGGTCTGGGAGTTATGGCCCATGCCCATGGATCTCAGGGTATAAAAAACGCTTTGAAATCCGGCATCCGATCCATTGAACACGGGACTTACCTGGACCCCGAATGTATTGACCTGTTGCTGGAAACTGATTCCTGGATGGTGCCCACCATGCTGGTGCACAAAATAAACCTGGAAAAACTGGAAGCAGGAGAGCTCCCTGAATACAGCCAGGAAGATACCAGGAATGTTTACTATAAAAATCAGGAAAGTGTGCAGAGTGCCTTAAAGGCCGGGGTTAAGGTAGTTATGGGGACTGACAGTGGAATTGGTCCCCACGGACAGAATCTGCGAGAACTGGGACTCCTCTGTAAAGCAGGTATGGAACCCATGGAAGCGTTACAGGCTGGTACCAAACATGCCGCCGAACTCCTGGGATGGCAGGATAAGATTGGTACCCTTGAACCCGGAAAACTGGCCGATGTGGTGATCTGTACCACCAATCCCCTCACTGATATCCAGTCACTGGGAAACCCGGATAACATTCCAGTGGTAATGAAGGAAGGGAATATATTTAAAGACATTAAAAGGTAG
- a CDS encoding DUF5518 domain-containing protein, whose amino-acid sequence MVEVKWTPVIIGLVIAIVLGLIIDMILPGWSIIAYLIATIYVGYTVGGGYTNGAIHGALVGVVAGIIAGIILMIIGGAVAGLTGVGVGILALIIAIIIEAIIGAIGGAIGAAIKGE is encoded by the coding sequence ATGGTTGAAGTTAAATGGACTCCAGTTATAATCGGTTTGGTAATTGCAATAGTACTGGGATTGATCATTGACATGATTCTCCCAGGATGGAGCATAATCGCTTACCTCATAGCCACCATATATGTTGGTTACACTGTGGGTGGTGGCTACACCAACGGAGCTATCCACGGAGCACTCGTCGGAGTGGTAGCAGGTATTATCGCCGGAATTATATTAATGATCATCGGTGGAGCTGTTGCTGGATTGACTGGAGTAGGTGTCGGCATATTAGCACTGATCATAGCCATCATAATTGAAGCTATCATTGGTGCCATAGGCGGAGCCATAGGAGCCGCAATTAAAGGAGAATAG
- a CDS encoding DUF5518 domain-containing protein, translated as MIDQKNIIIGTVLALVLVFLFGLVLPFIGGIIAMIVASIVVGYLVNENVKNGAMHGSVVGFLTGVIYILLIYAIYGFSKEIVSVLITLYLLLIPIYVLLGLGGGIIGSVIKTRRDYGEISEEPGSEEVPPEQTEKKE; from the coding sequence ATGATCGATCAAAAAAATATTATCATTGGAACAGTCCTTGCCCTGGTCCTGGTCTTTCTTTTTGGGCTGGTCCTGCCTTTTATTGGCGGTATTATAGCCATGATAGTGGCCAGCATTGTAGTCGGATATCTGGTAAATGAGAACGTGAAGAATGGTGCAATGCATGGTTCTGTGGTGGGATTTTTAACCGGTGTAATCTATATTCTCCTGATATATGCTATATACGGCTTCTCTAAGGAGATAGTCAGTGTTCTTATAACTCTTTATTTATTATTAATACCCATATACGTCCTTTTAGGTTTGGGTGGTGGAATTATCGGTTCGGTTATAAAAACAAGACGAGATTATGGAGAAATATCAGAAGAACCAGGTTCTGAGGAAGTTCCCCCGGAACAAACTGAGAAAAAGGAATAA
- a CDS encoding DUF5518 domain-containing protein codes for MVDWKAVGVGSIINAVLTLVLLISVFPLFFVGPLVGGMVATYIGRGEKEDAPVEGALTGIIGGIIIGVLFIAGFGALSAIIGLVFAQVGVVAGAITVIAGVFFTVLAIFIGGVLGLVGGFVGAEIRENGRKEVIEN; via the coding sequence GTGGTGGACTGGAAAGCAGTGGGGGTAGGTTCCATTATAAACGCAGTTTTAACCCTGGTGCTCCTGATTTCTGTCTTTCCTTTGTTCTTCGTCGGCCCTCTGGTAGGGGGTATGGTGGCAACCTACATTGGACGTGGAGAGAAAGAAGATGCACCAGTAGAAGGTGCGTTGACCGGAATCATTGGGGGAATTATAATCGGAGTCCTTTTCATAGCTGGTTTCGGGGCTTTAAGTGCCATTATAGGTCTAGTATTTGCCCAAGTCGGAGTTGTTGCTGGTGCCATTACCGTAATAGCCGGTGTATTCTTCACTGTACTGGCCATATTTATTGGAGGAGTTCTGGGCCTGGTAGGAGGCTTTGTAGGGGCCGAAATCAGAGAAAATGGTAGAAAAGAAGTAATTGAAAATTAA
- a CDS encoding YHS domain-containing protein, giving the protein MAVDPICKMDVDEKNAKWVSEYQGKKYYFCAPGCKKQFDENPEKYAEE; this is encoded by the coding sequence ATGGCCGTGGATCCTATATGTAAAATGGATGTGGATGAGAAAAATGCAAAATGGGTCAGTGAATACCAGGGGAAAAAATATTACTTCTGTGCCCCAGGATGTAAAAAACAGTTTGATGAAAATCCTGAAAAGTACGCAGAAGAATAG
- a CDS encoding heavy metal translocating P-type ATPase gives MANSKKKAEIKISGMHCASCALNVEKTLQGLEGVEEAQVNFGTEKATVEYDPEKVELQKLEKSVEEAGYGVVNQQVVIKVGGMTCAMCVQAIEGVLKKIDGISQVNVNLAAEKAYVTYNPQMTSVTEMKEAIENLGYEYLGVEGELQEDQEEKLREADLKDKRNRFIVAFAFSIPLMVLMYSGIMLPFNMSYFMLAVTILPFIYVSYPIFSAAYRSLQNRSLNMDVMYSMGIGVAFVSSILGTFDIVLTPEFMFYETALMLAGFLMLGRWMEARAKGRTGTAIKKLIGLQAKTALVLREDGVETMVPVEDVMVGDTVLVKPGDKIPVDGKVISGESYVDESMITGEPIPSLKISGSSVVGGTINQNGVLNFQAEKIGRDTVLAQIIKLVESAQGSKPPVQRIADQAVTYFIPTVLTVAIVAFLVWYFLLGSTLLFGLTVLISILVVACPCALGLATPTAVTVGIGRGAELGILVKNGEALEISEKLTTFLFDKTGTLTKGKPEVTNLIGITMDDKYLLELAASVESNSQHPLAKAIVTKARDNDLNLHKAEEFNTFGGKGVSANVGRKNVLIGNRTLLNDNGIPIQDTEEEIISKLEEEGKTAVLMAVDNLLSGILGVADTLKENTPQAISELKKMGLEVVMITGDNKRTAKAIANKIGIDQVMAGVLPEDKSAEVKRLQDKGEVVAFVGDGINDAPALAQADVGIAIGGGTDVAIESGEIVLIKNDLLDAVAGVQLSSKVMGRIKLNLFWAFAYNVILIPVAAGLLYPSFGITFRPEYAGLAMALSSVTVVTLSLLLKGYMPPSKKLELSGGD, from the coding sequence ATGGCAAATTCTAAAAAAAAGGCTGAAATCAAGATTTCGGGTATGCATTGCGCCTCATGCGCCCTTAACGTTGAAAAAACCCTGCAGGGCTTGGAAGGGGTGGAAGAGGCCCAGGTTAACTTTGGTACTGAAAAAGCCACGGTGGAGTACGATCCCGAGAAGGTAGAACTACAGAAACTTGAAAAGTCAGTGGAAGAAGCAGGTTACGGTGTGGTTAACCAGCAGGTGGTTATCAAGGTGGGAGGCATGACCTGTGCCATGTGCGTGCAGGCCATTGAGGGAGTTTTGAAAAAGATCGATGGAATCAGCCAGGTGAACGTGAACCTGGCGGCAGAAAAAGCCTACGTGACTTATAATCCCCAGATGACCAGTGTTACGGAAATGAAAGAAGCTATTGAAAATTTGGGATACGAATACCTGGGAGTGGAGGGAGAACTGCAGGAAGACCAGGAGGAAAAACTCCGTGAAGCAGATTTGAAGGACAAAAGGAATCGCTTCATTGTGGCCTTTGCTTTTTCCATTCCGTTAATGGTTTTAATGTATTCTGGTATCATGCTACCCTTTAATATGAGTTACTTCATGCTGGCGGTTACTATCCTCCCCTTTATCTATGTTAGCTATCCTATTTTCTCGGCTGCTTACCGTTCTCTCCAGAATCGCAGTTTAAACATGGATGTGATGTATTCCATGGGTATAGGGGTGGCTTTCGTCTCCAGTATTCTGGGAACCTTCGACATAGTACTCACCCCCGAATTCATGTTCTACGAGACGGCTCTGATGCTGGCTGGTTTCCTCATGCTGGGCCGGTGGATGGAAGCCCGTGCCAAAGGCCGTACTGGTACCGCAATCAAGAAACTGATAGGTCTCCAGGCCAAAACCGCCCTGGTCCTACGTGAAGATGGAGTTGAAACCATGGTTCCTGTGGAAGATGTGATGGTGGGAGATACTGTACTGGTCAAGCCCGGAGATAAGATACCCGTGGATGGAAAGGTAATTTCGGGTGAAAGTTACGTTGATGAGTCCATGATCACCGGTGAACCCATTCCTTCCCTTAAAATATCAGGTTCTAGTGTGGTGGGCGGTACCATTAACCAAAACGGGGTTTTGAATTTTCAGGCCGAAAAAATCGGTAGAGACACTGTTTTGGCACAAATTATTAAGCTGGTGGAATCTGCACAAGGATCCAAGCCACCAGTGCAGAGAATAGCGGACCAAGCTGTTACTTATTTCATCCCCACTGTCTTAACCGTGGCTATTGTGGCCTTTCTTGTATGGTATTTCCTTCTGGGAAGCACTCTTCTTTTCGGACTCACTGTACTGATATCCATTCTGGTGGTAGCCTGTCCCTGTGCCCTGGGTTTGGCCACCCCGACGGCAGTTACCGTTGGAATAGGTAGAGGGGCCGAACTGGGGATTCTGGTTAAAAACGGGGAAGCACTGGAAATATCAGAAAAATTAACCACATTTCTTTTTGATAAAACCGGGACACTGACTAAGGGGAAACCAGAGGTTACCAACCTCATAGGAATTACTATGGATGATAAGTATTTATTAGAACTGGCCGCCAGTGTGGAAAGTAATTCACAACACCCCCTGGCAAAAGCAATTGTCACCAAAGCACGGGATAACGATCTCAACTTACATAAGGCTGAAGAATTTAACACCTTCGGAGGTAAAGGGGTTTCAGCCAATGTTGGCCGGAAAAACGTGCTTATTGGGAACAGAACTTTACTTAATGATAATGGTATCCCCATTCAGGATACAGAGGAAGAGATAATTTCGAAACTGGAAGAAGAGGGTAAAACTGCCGTCCTGATGGCAGTGGATAATCTTCTCTCTGGTATCCTGGGTGTGGCCGATACTCTGAAGGAGAACACCCCTCAAGCCATAAGCGAACTTAAAAAAATGGGACTGGAAGTGGTCATGATAACTGGGGACAATAAGAGGACTGCCAAAGCCATTGCCAACAAGATAGGCATAGATCAGGTGATGGCTGGAGTTTTACCCGAGGATAAATCTGCAGAAGTTAAACGGCTCCAGGATAAGGGGGAAGTGGTGGCATTTGTGGGGGATGGCATAAATGATGCCCCGGCCCTGGCCCAGGCCGATGTGGGAATAGCCATTGGTGGTGGTACTGATGTGGCCATTGAAAGTGGGGAGATCGTTCTTATCAAGAATGATTTACTGGACGCCGTGGCCGGGGTTCAGCTTTCTAGCAAGGTAATGGGGCGTATCAAGCTCAATCTATTTTGGGCATTCGCTTACAATGTAATCTTGATACCAGTGGCCGCAGGATTACTTTATCCTTCATTTGGGATTACTTTCCGGCCAGAATATGCGGGTCTGGCTATGGCTCTAAGTTCCGTGACCGTGGTGACCCTTTCCCTCCTGTTAAAAGGATACATGCCCCCCTCTAAGAAGTTAGAATTATCTGGGGGAGATTAG
- a CDS encoding DUF126 domain-containing protein: MIKCRKISRGQAQGKVIISSDPLSFLGGVNPQTGDITDRQHELYQQNISGQILVIPSGKGSTVGSYVIYQMAKNKTAPLAIIALEAEPIIATGAIMASIPMVDQPEENVLKILKKGNRVEVDADAGIIKIRD, from the coding sequence ATTATCAAATGTCGTAAAATTTCACGTGGCCAGGCCCAGGGAAAAGTAATAATTTCCAGTGACCCTCTGAGCTTTCTGGGTGGTGTTAATCCCCAGACTGGAGATATAACCGATAGACAGCATGAACTCTACCAGCAGAATATCAGTGGCCAAATTCTGGTGATCCCCTCAGGTAAGGGTTCCACTGTGGGGTCCTACGTGATCTATCAAATGGCCAAGAATAAAACTGCTCCCCTGGCTATTATTGCCCTGGAAGCAGAGCCCATCATTGCCACTGGAGCCATAATGGCCAGTATCCCCATGGTTGACCAGCCAGAGGAGAATGTTCTTAAAATCTTAAAAAAAGGCAACCGAGTTGAGGTTGATGCCGACGCAGGGATTATTAAGATCCGGGATTAA
- a CDS encoding DUF5518 domain-containing protein, whose product MDIDWGAVIVGFILSIILGAIFGLIIPAVGSIIGLLLAGIVVGYMAGGSAGNGLANGAISGLFGAIILSILLLIFGTLILGLIGFAAATLTSLVLFIAFFGVMIMMAIGGAVGALIKGEA is encoded by the coding sequence ATGGACATTGACTGGGGAGCAGTAATCGTAGGATTCATCTTATCCATAATATTAGGGGCCATTTTTGGCCTGATTATACCGGCAGTGGGTTCAATTATAGGTTTACTCCTGGCGGGAATAGTGGTCGGTTACATGGCCGGTGGAAGTGCCGGTAATGGGTTAGCTAATGGAGCGATATCCGGTTTATTCGGGGCTATTATATTGTCCATTCTATTGCTCATATTCGGAACCCTTATCCTGGGATTAATAGGATTTGCCGCAGCCACTTTGACTTCACTGGTCCTGTTTATAGCCTTCTTCGGGGTCATGATCATGATGGCCATTGGAGGGGCCGTAGGTGCTTTAATAAAAGGAGAAGCATAG